The following are encoded in a window of Mycobacterium sp. ELW1 genomic DNA:
- a CDS encoding FKBP-type peptidyl-prolyl cis-trans isomerase has protein sequence MTSVNFSRLPSVVAFSACAAAFAVSLAACGSDAASPSASKSSTAPAVSSTLTQAAGPDSACPTAPPAAAGTPEWTLPGATGSVAVTGSTDTAAPVVTVTAPFSVNATEVHTLQAGTGPVVAPTATVSVCYEGVNGRDGSVFDSSYQRGEPAEFSLDGVVPGFQKAIAGQKVGSTVAVAMVSADGYPQGQPRAGILPGDTLVFAIKILSAS, from the coding sequence GTGACGAGCGTGAACTTCTCCCGCCTGCCCTCTGTTGTCGCGTTCAGTGCCTGCGCCGCCGCGTTTGCCGTGTCCCTTGCGGCCTGCGGCTCGGACGCAGCCAGCCCGTCGGCGAGCAAGTCCTCGACCGCCCCGGCGGTCTCGTCCACGCTCACCCAGGCGGCCGGTCCGGATTCGGCCTGCCCGACCGCGCCGCCGGCCGCCGCGGGAACTCCGGAGTGGACGTTGCCCGGCGCGACCGGCAGTGTCGCGGTCACGGGATCGACGGACACCGCGGCCCCGGTCGTCACGGTGACCGCCCCGTTCAGCGTGAACGCAACCGAAGTGCACACGCTGCAGGCAGGTACCGGACCGGTCGTCGCACCGACGGCCACCGTCTCGGTCTGCTACGAGGGTGTAAACGGCCGCGACGGCAGCGTGTTCGACAGCAGCTACCAGCGTGGCGAGCCGGCCGAATTCTCGCTCGACGGCGTGGTTCCCGGCTTCCAGAAGGCGATCGCGGGCCAGAAGGTCGGATCAACCGTCGCGGTCGCCATGGTGTCTGCCGACGGCTACCCGCAGGGCCAGCCGCGGGCCGGCATCCTGCCGGGTGACACGCTGGTCTTCGCCATCAAGATCCTCAGCGCCTCGTAG
- a CDS encoding trypsin-like peptidase domain-containing protein, with translation MKSRVGVLVGGTAVVAMIAGAAGAVAVVDHSERPTATAPGQLAPGASEPKNPAVAGQPASSAPVGSVEQVSDKVLPSVVKLQITTGQGSEEGSGIILSSDGLILTNNHVVAAAAQGASSGPMAAEDGPDGQFPGGPGGRPSGQSRGGMQATVTFADGRTVPFTVVGADPADDIAVVRAQNVSGLTPITIGSSKDLKVGQNVVAIGSPLGLQGTVTTGIISALDRPVATGDEQSGQHSVMSAIQTDAAINPGNSGGALVDMNGDLIGVNSAIASLGGGQDSQAAQSGSIGLGFAIPVDQAKRIADELISTGTVQRASLGVQLSSDDSARGALVAGVADGSPAAAAGMSKGAVITKVDNKVIDGPEALVAAIHSKAPGDDVTLTYNDPSGASRTVQVTLGQIQS, from the coding sequence ATGAAGTCGCGAGTGGGCGTTCTGGTCGGCGGTACAGCCGTGGTCGCGATGATCGCCGGGGCCGCCGGCGCGGTCGCCGTGGTCGACCACTCCGAACGCCCGACGGCTACCGCACCGGGGCAACTCGCGCCCGGGGCGTCGGAGCCGAAGAACCCCGCGGTGGCCGGTCAGCCGGCCAGCTCGGCACCTGTCGGTTCGGTCGAGCAGGTCTCGGACAAGGTGCTTCCCAGTGTGGTGAAGCTGCAGATCACCACTGGTCAGGGCAGTGAGGAGGGGTCCGGAATCATCCTGAGCTCCGACGGGCTGATCTTGACCAACAATCACGTCGTGGCTGCCGCTGCCCAGGGTGCTAGTAGCGGGCCGATGGCAGCCGAGGACGGGCCGGACGGTCAGTTCCCCGGCGGCCCCGGCGGCCGCCCGTCCGGTCAGAGCCGCGGCGGCATGCAGGCGACGGTGACGTTCGCCGACGGCCGGACCGTGCCGTTCACCGTCGTCGGCGCCGACCCGGCCGACGACATCGCGGTGGTTCGGGCTCAGAACGTTTCGGGGCTCACCCCGATCACGATCGGATCGTCGAAGGATCTGAAGGTCGGCCAGAACGTCGTCGCGATCGGCTCCCCGCTCGGCCTACAGGGCACCGTGACAACGGGCATCATCAGCGCGCTGGACCGTCCCGTCGCGACCGGCGACGAGCAGTCCGGCCAGCATTCGGTCATGAGCGCCATCCAGACCGATGCGGCGATCAACCCCGGCAACTCCGGTGGCGCGCTGGTGGACATGAACGGTGACCTCATCGGCGTCAACTCCGCAATCGCATCGCTTGGCGGCGGCCAAGATTCGCAAGCGGCCCAGAGCGGATCGATCGGCCTCGGCTTCGCGATTCCGGTTGACCAAGCGAAACGTATTGCCGACGAACTGATTTCGACCGGAACTGTGCAGCGCGCCTCGCTGGGCGTTCAGCTCAGCTCCGACGACAGCGCGCGGGGCGCACTGGTCGCCGGCGTCGCGGACGGCAGTCCGGCTGCAGCGGCAGGCATGTCGAAGGGTGCGGTGATCACCAAGGTCGACAACAAGGTGATCGACGGTCCGGAGGCGCTCGTCGCCGCCATCCATTCCAAGGCGCCCGGCGACGACGTCACGCTGACCTACAACGACCCGTCGGGCGCGTCACGCACCGTGCAGGTCACCCTCGGACAGATTCAGTCCTAG